One window from the genome of Deltaproteobacteria bacterium encodes:
- a CDS encoding ATP-binding protein: MPGTRPPLWCQARGEPSGLRQLFALSAENRPTMPGGVTISRESLLGRLYSELSVPGDPSLIALVDTLVRLTGSDQFVQHHPSDRFEITMPDHSHRLLRYEELLQGLVERYYGHSHPPEYRERLYKTLLSATSLAESAIAGGGEILYCEEPPSWEPFVFPREAVTIVLVPSPSSEEGSRRAAGSPFSIWGHLPRREELHGEAVLVAVHQQGPSTVELVVKTIAPITHRFVDDPSTELRLPVYADSIRLTRRGGDFILQGFSYPRREEIEIPLSGDWVGDDSLIRNLGRIPPGSDRFQRLLYLSAAANALFLEGTADAPSFEFAPGELFLSSRFRGKVVSLFPLLSRSEPSLLGMIEIGATGLHTFSVAVPGRLRLVPSRSGDLPGGGSPKGDSGVVGESWEIDYEAITPWEGVTFTRSLQLHPSHPVVARWMSRVTGGSWGAASYPISEEQLKELVEAQRLSAEEIEVQRQARDWVDSNLADKIRETGSLHRAVLAIIYVDLEEGKKGPGGTGGGAGGGTDPEASPPPPWMLSGLRDSRPGAFLVEGDSPLGAPPKDGFVGGVTTSPGESGSSGGPLLPLVGRLITPGEEFTVPSGLVYRFSPVDQGALWLLPPDPDGVGLEGYRRDEIAEILSLLEGEEPVVAVAGWRGTGKSRIARETLPAALRGKGKKVATLKLSDEGVEGGELEQVSALMAGNPDILILDEAAIRPEEKVWHRLIPLAFLLHRYLEGGGRIVLFGGGDFLTPEEQAVWMRWTGWTPPLVRLDLKPFNRRQAHEFLIPPDSRLSPADQQAYVRLASQWVPPYPGLLRYVRLGPDIDHLEDLHLSLLFRFHPLDPWEREGVQVLAWPHGSPSFSDLSVTPVGYRRDDSEHRVRLLFLMTGRLLELLREETRRYPSDDGIGLTLAVAATEYNILGQMLAGAPDKGGSPNLGFEPMSAPEARLELRGYLSPLRGTRASETVVLVLGTEIRLLQKIFRETEECSEAEQIVQERIGILRQRLQETLASIQKIDQTAEVPASQEVADLDGTVGPMVNATALIVHRDFLRRLRREQKETAGQFNPLLDEAVFYTVGMIDQNVTPPFLKKDLTPQERRAYVYLNRRYLEYLDARMAEGPADPFDRFFPIALRGKIRRLVDDLSILTAIDQEPLPEGVLHLPDYGESLKLLVSLLPRHIEAVAQHRESPWALAIAQDAGLGRDVSSYLIVQRDHLARARRRLAALNRPPSGGGKGGGSLPGGNPAGGIVPPVDPAIVRGIAEAMGPEYLTRVTSYPSPNWGEGARRAGEGEQHFPGEDSFSVAVRYLAGTLRDDPAAVMALDRAVLMMRETPTPLRPEGMVRFEERKAVEAGRARGGELLWRSNAAR; the protein is encoded by the coding sequence GTGCCTGGCACCAGACCCCCCCTTTGGTGCCAGGCACGCGGGGAACCTTCGGGATTAAGGCAACTTTTTGCCCTTTCCGCCGAGAACCGCCCCACGATGCCGGGAGGGGTGACTATCAGCCGCGAGTCTCTTTTGGGCAGGCTCTATTCGGAGCTTTCCGTCCCCGGCGACCCTTCCCTGATTGCCCTTGTCGATACCTTGGTCCGTCTGACCGGTTCGGATCAGTTTGTTCAGCACCATCCGTCGGATCGGTTCGAGATCACTATGCCGGATCATTCCCACCGGCTTCTCCGCTATGAGGAACTCCTGCAAGGGCTTGTTGAAAGGTATTACGGTCACAGTCATCCCCCCGAATACCGCGAGAGACTCTACAAGACCCTTCTTTCCGCGACCAGCCTCGCCGAGTCGGCAATCGCGGGAGGGGGTGAGATCCTTTATTGTGAAGAGCCCCCTTCCTGGGAGCCGTTCGTCTTTCCCCGTGAGGCGGTGACGATTGTGTTGGTGCCGTCGCCCTCTTCGGAAGAGGGGAGCCGGCGAGCCGCAGGATCTCCTTTTTCAATCTGGGGACATCTCCCTCGCCGGGAGGAGTTGCATGGGGAGGCAGTCCTGGTGGCCGTTCACCAGCAGGGTCCTTCGACCGTGGAATTGGTCGTCAAGACGATCGCCCCTATCACACATCGGTTTGTTGATGATCCGTCAACGGAGCTCCGCCTCCCGGTTTATGCCGATTCTATAAGACTGACTCGAAGGGGAGGCGATTTTATCCTGCAAGGCTTTTCCTATCCCCGGAGGGAAGAGATTGAGATCCCTCTTTCGGGAGACTGGGTAGGGGATGATTCCCTCATCCGTAATCTCGGACGGATCCCACCCGGAAGCGACCGGTTTCAAAGACTCCTTTATTTATCGGCCGCCGCCAATGCCCTTTTTCTGGAAGGGACTGCCGATGCCCCATCCTTTGAATTTGCCCCCGGAGAGTTGTTTCTCTCAAGCCGTTTCAGGGGAAAGGTTGTCTCTCTCTTCCCGCTCCTCTCTCGCTCCGAGCCATCCCTTTTGGGGATGATAGAAATAGGGGCGACGGGGCTCCATACCTTTAGTGTCGCCGTTCCAGGGCGTCTCCGCCTTGTCCCTTCCCGGTCAGGTGATTTACCTGGGGGTGGTTCACCCAAGGGTGATTCAGGGGTTGTGGGGGAAAGCTGGGAGATTGACTATGAAGCGATCACCCCGTGGGAAGGGGTCACCTTCACCCGTTCCCTTCAACTCCATCCGTCCCACCCTGTTGTGGCGCGATGGATGAGCCGAGTGACCGGAGGGAGTTGGGGAGCGGCCTCTTATCCCATCTCGGAAGAACAACTCAAGGAACTGGTCGAGGCGCAGAGACTTTCGGCGGAGGAGATTGAAGTCCAACGACAGGCCAGGGACTGGGTTGATTCCAACTTGGCCGACAAAATAAGGGAGACCGGCTCTCTCCACAGGGCTGTTTTGGCGATTATCTATGTGGATCTCGAAGAAGGGAAAAAAGGACCGGGTGGAACAGGAGGGGGTGCCGGAGGAGGGACCGACCCTGAGGCATCGCCTCCTCCCCCCTGGATGCTTTCTGGTTTAAGAGATTCCCGACCAGGTGCCTTTCTGGTTGAGGGTGATTCACCCTTGGGTGCCCCACCCAAGGATGGTTTTGTTGGAGGAGTGACAACTTCCCCAGGGGAGTCTGGGTCATCCGGTGGGCCTCTTCTGCCATTAGTCGGTCGTCTCATCACCCCGGGTGAGGAGTTTACCGTTCCCTCCGGGCTGGTCTATCGGTTTTCTCCTGTTGATCAAGGGGCCCTCTGGTTGTTGCCGCCGGACCCCGATGGGGTCGGATTGGAAGGGTACCGGCGCGACGAGATCGCCGAAATTCTCTCATTGTTGGAGGGGGAAGAGCCGGTTGTTGCTGTTGCCGGTTGGCGAGGGACCGGCAAGTCAAGGATAGCCAGAGAGACCCTTCCTGCGGCCTTGAGGGGGAAAGGGAAAAAAGTAGCCACACTGAAGCTTTCGGATGAGGGGGTGGAGGGAGGGGAACTGGAACAGGTTTCAGCCTTGATGGCCGGGAATCCTGACATTCTGATTCTGGATGAGGCGGCGATCAGACCGGAGGAGAAGGTGTGGCACCGGTTGATCCCTCTGGCATTCCTCCTTCACCGTTATCTGGAGGGAGGGGGAAGGATTGTCCTTTTTGGGGGGGGCGACTTTCTGACGCCGGAGGAACAGGCTGTTTGGATGCGGTGGACCGGATGGACACCCCCCTTGGTCCGACTCGACCTGAAACCGTTCAACCGAAGACAGGCCCACGAGTTCCTGATCCCTCCCGATTCCAGGCTAAGCCCTGCCGATCAACAGGCCTACGTCCGGCTCGCCTCGCAGTGGGTCCCGCCGTATCCCGGACTTTTGAGGTACGTCCGGTTGGGTCCCGATATCGATCATCTGGAAGATCTCCACTTGTCACTCTTGTTCCGGTTTCATCCGCTCGATCCCTGGGAGAGGGAGGGAGTCCAAGTTCTGGCATGGCCTCATGGGTCACCCAGTTTTTCAGACCTCTCCGTGACCCCTGTCGGTTATCGTCGCGACGACTCCGAGCATCGGGTCCGGCTCCTCTTTCTGATGACCGGCCGGCTCCTTGAATTATTGCGTGAAGAGACCCGCAGGTACCCTTCCGACGATGGGATCGGTCTGACGCTCGCGGTCGCGGCGACAGAATACAATATCCTGGGGCAAATGCTTGCGGGCGCTCCAGACAAGGGTGGTTCACCCAACCTTGGTTTTGAACCGATGTCGGCCCCGGAGGCCCGGCTGGAACTCCGGGGGTATCTGAGCCCTCTCAGGGGGACCAGGGCCTCCGAGACGGTGGTGCTGGTTTTGGGAACAGAGATCCGTCTCCTCCAGAAAATTTTTAGAGAGACGGAGGAATGTTCCGAAGCTGAACAGATCGTCCAAGAGAGGATAGGGATCTTGAGGCAACGGTTACAGGAGACACTGGCATCGATTCAAAAAATTGACCAGACTGCCGAGGTTCCTGCCTCTCAAGAGGTTGCCGATCTTGATGGGACTGTGGGTCCGATGGTGAATGCGACGGCCCTTATTGTCCACCGTGACTTCTTGCGGCGACTCCGCCGGGAGCAAAAGGAGACCGCCGGGCAGTTCAATCCTCTTTTGGACGAAGCGGTTTTTTATACCGTGGGGATGATTGATCAGAATGTCACCCCGCCGTTCCTAAAAAAGGATCTGACCCCCCAAGAGCGCCGCGCTTATGTTTATTTAAACCGTCGCTATCTGGAGTACCTCGATGCCAGAATGGCCGAGGGGCCTGCCGACCCATTTGACCGATTTTTCCCGATTGCCCTTCGCGGCAAAATCAGACGTCTGGTGGATGACCTTTCGATCCTCACAGCGATCGATCAGGAGCCTCTCCCTGAGGGAGTCCTCCACCTGCCCGATTACGGGGAAAGCCTAAAACTCTTGGTCTCTCTCTTGCCGCGGCATATCGAGGCGGTTGCTCAACATAGAGAATCCCCGTGGGCCTTGGCGATTGCCCAGGATGCCGGCCTTGGCCGGGATGTCTCCTCCTACCTGATTGTGCAAAGGGATCACTTGGCCCGTGCCCGGCGCCGGCTGGCCGCTCTGAACAGGCCTCCTTCCGGTGGGGGAAAGGGGGGCGGTAGTCTACCGGGAGGCAATCCGGCGGGGGGGATCGTTCCGCCAGTGGATCCCGCTATTGTGCGAGGGATAGCTGAAGCGATGGGGCCGGAGTATTTAACAAGGGTTACCTCTTATCCCTCTCCCAATTGGGGAGAGGGTGCCCGAAGGGCGGGTGAGGGGGAGCAACATTTCCCCGGAGAGGATTCTTTCTCCGTCGCCGTTAGGTATCTTGCCGGAACCCTTCGAGATGACCCGGCGGCCGTGATGGCACTCGACCGAGCAGTCTTGATGATGAGAGAAACACCAACACCCCTCAGACCGGAAGGAATGGTTCGTTTTGAAGAGAGAAAAGCGGTGGAGGCTGGCCGTGCCAGGGGTGGAGAATTGCTCTGGCGCAGTAACGCCGCGCGTTAG